The Salvelinus namaycush isolate Seneca chromosome 16, SaNama_1.0, whole genome shotgun sequence genome has a segment encoding these proteins:
- the LOC120061008 gene encoding histone lysine demethylase PHF8-like → MASVPVYCLCRLPYDVTRFMIECDICQDWFHGSCVGVEEDKAAEIDLYHCPNCQVTHGPSVMRKRRGGTKQADAGGRETSGRPVKTGSPQFVRELRSRTFPSADEVLLKPSGAQLTVEFLEERSFSVPVMVLRRDGLGMNLPPGNFGVNDVEHYIGPDREIDVIDVSRQADLKMRLGDFVEYYNSPNRDRVLNVISLEFSETRLSNLVETPKIVRKLSWVENLWPEESVFERPNVQKYCLMGVKDSYTDFHIDFGGTSVWYHVLRGEKIFYLISPTPANLALFERWSSSSNQNEMFFGDQVDMCYKCSVKQGNTLFIPTGWIHAVLTPVDCVAFGGNFLHSLNIDMQLRAYEIEKRLSTADLFSFPNFETVCWYVGKHLLDTFRGLRENRRHPATYLVHGAKALNNAFRTWTRKESLTDHEVEIPETIKTQQLVKDLAKEIRLVEDIFQQGRPAAPFTSTQGFPSPLPKASPLAVSQSPGRPPGKKRGPKPKDVSPSPKKKGQKGLMKEAGELDLLEIHTKHTLKKCQSGNKKNKNKFELPLEEFQGKMSKSKLKLVLTNGKIQGKKGGRSGGSNSAGRAPHFQHHAMGGSALSDFESEDELQIDETPPPRRKAGGSSKKKLIGLPRKLPRAKPCSDPHRIREPGEVDFDIEEDYTTDEEETMTVHGVKGGAGGILDLLKASKQVAGLDSALSEEAPASPSTRDAIQGMLSMANPPSSSSSSSSSSSSPRSVSGGLSEGLGMVKEKGGRAVWVTGANKSRGGGASKEKTTFQRPGKRPVKRPARHLSDEDSPDEQETLGTCFKDAEYVYPSLESDEEDHANKAKMKRKKNWDDTPWSPKARVTPTLPKQERPVREGARVASVETGLAAAAAKLAQQEIQKPTKRKYTKKPRPVAPPQPPPQAEPSPPSPPLAPEPPTPDLSPEQRVECYSASLLDHEYTAGPGGPRGSAAMAPGVFLTSRRPSLSPQNSSTYSPSAASPAGLASPGSAGAGGGKRPKKGLATAKQRLGKILKIHRNGKLLL, encoded by the exons ATGGCGTCTGTTCCAGTGTACTGCCTGTGTCGCCTGCCCTACGATGTCACACGCTTTATGATCGAGTGTGACATATGTCAAGACTGGTTCCATGGAAG TTGTGTTGGAGTGGAGGAAGACAAAGCAGCAGAGATTGACCTGTACCACTGTCCCAACTGTCAGGTCACCCATGGGCCCTCTGTCA TGAGGAAGCGGCGTGGAGGTACCAAGCAGGCTGATGCTGGAGGAAGAGAAACTTCTGGTCGACCGGTAAAGACAGGCAGCCCACAGTTTGTCAGGGAGCTACGAAGCCGAACCTTTCCAAG TGCTGATGAGGTATTGTTAAAGCCGTCGGGGGCCCAGCTGACAGTGGAGTTCCTGGAGGAGCGCTCGTTCAGTGTTCCTGTCATGGTCCTCAGGAGGGACGGCCTGGGCATGAACCTGCCCCCGGGGAACTTCGGAGTCAACGACGTAGAGCACTACATCG GTCCGGACAGGGAGATTGATGTGATTGACGTGTCTCGCCAAGCTGACCTGAAGATGCGCCTAGGAGACTTTGTGGAGTACTACAACAGCCCCAACAGAGACCGAGTCCTCAACGTCATCAGCTTAGAGTTCTCTGAGACCAG GCTGTCAAATTTGGTGGAGACTCCGAAGATAGTGAGGAAGCTGTCGTGGGTGGAGAACCTGTGGCCTGAGGAGTCCGTGTTTGAGCGGCCCAACGTCCAGAAATACTGCCTCATGGGGGTCAAGGACAGCTACACAGACTTCCACATCGACTTCGGAGGTACCTCTGTCTGGTACCATGTACTACGG GGTGAGAAGATCTTCTACCTGATCTCCCCCACGCCAGCCAACCTTGCCTTGTTTGAGCGCTGGAGCTCCTCGTCCAATCAGAACGAGATGTTCTTCGGGGACCAGGTGGACATGTGCTACAAGTGCTCTGTCAAACAGGGGAACACGCTCTTCATCCCAACAG gaTGGATCCATGCTGTACTGACTCCTGTGGACTGCGTGGCTTTCGGAGGGAATTTCCTACACAGTCTCAACATTGACATGCAGCTCCG AGCGTATGAAATAGAGAAGAGGTTGAGTACAGCCGACCTGTTCAGTTTCCCAAACTTTGAGACTGTGTGCTGGTATGTTGGCAAGCACCTGCTTGACACATTCAGAG GTCTGAGAGAGAACCGCAGACACCCTGCTACCTACCTGGTCCACGGAGCCAAAGCCCTCAACAACGCTTTCCGCACCTGGACACGCAAAGAG TCGCTGACTGACCACGAGGTGGAGATTCCAGAGACCATTAAGACTCAGCAGCTGGTCAAGGACCTGGCCAAGGAGATACGACTGGTGGAG GACATCTTCCAGCAAGGCCGTCCTGCGGCTCCTTTCACCTCTACACAGGGCTTCCCCTCGCCCCTCCCCAAAGCCTCCCCTCTAGCCGTCTCCCAGAGCCCTGGCCGCCCCCCGGGGAAGAAGAGAGGCCCCAAACCCAAGGATGTGTCCCCCAGCCCCAAAAAGAAGGGCCAAAAGGGCTTAATGAAAGAGGCAGGAGAGCTGGACCTCCTGGAGAtccacaccaaacacacactgaAGAAATGCCAATCTGGTAACAAGAAAAACAAGAACAAG tTTGAGCTACCCTTGGAGGAGTTCCAGGGGAAAATGAGCAAGAGCAAACTGAAGCTGGTGCTGACCAACGGCAAAATACAGGG GAAGAAGGGTGGTCGTTCAGGTGGCAGTAACAGTGCCGGCCGTGCACCTCACTTCCAGCACCATGCTATGGGAGGGTCTGCCCTGTCAGACTTTGAGTCAGAGGACGAGCTACAGATTGACGAGACACCTCCTCCACGACGCAAGGCTGGGGGATCCAGCAAGAAGAAACTAATTG GTCTTCCTAGGAAGCTGCCGAGGGCTAAGCCATGCTCTGACCCACATCGCATCAGAGAACCAGGAGAGGTGGACTTTGACATTGAGGAGGACTACACCACAGATGAGGAGGAGACCATGACTGTCCATGGCGTGAAGGGTGGAGCAGGGGGAATCCTGGACCTGCTGAAAGCCAGCAAACAGGTGGCAGGGCTGGACTCTGCACTCAG TGAGGAAGCCCCAGCCTCTCCCAGCACGCGAGATGCCATCCAGGGCATGCTCTCCATGGCCAACCCTccatcttcttcctcctcctcctcttcctcctcttcctcccctcggTCTGTCTCCGGGGGGCTTTCTGAGGGCCTGGGCATGGTCAAAGAGAAAGGAGGGCGGGCCGTGTGGGTGACAGGAGCCAATAAGAGCAGAGGGGGAGGAGCCTCCAAAGAGAAGACAACATTCCAACGCCCTGGGAAGCGGCCTGTCAAGCGGCCAGCCCGTCACCTTAGCGACGAGGACAGCCCAGACGAGCAGGAAACTCTGGGCACCTGTTTTAAAGACGCCGAGTATG tctaTCCCTCCCTAGAGTCTGATGAGGAGGACCATGCCAACAAGGCCAAGATGAAGAGGAAGAAAAACTGGGACGACACTCCTTGGAGCCCCAAAG CCCGGGTAACCCCCACCCTGCCAAAACAGGAGCGCCCAGTGAGGGAGGGGGCCAGAGTGGCGTCTGTAGAGACTGGCCTTGCTGCAGCTGCTGCCAAACTGGCACAACAg GAGATCCAGAAACCCACCAAGAGGAAGTACACCAAAAAGCCCCGCCCCGTTGCCCCACCACAGCCACCTCCTCAGGCTGAGccgtcccctccctccccccctctagCCCCGGAGCCTCCCACCCCTGACTTAAGCCCTGAGCAGAGGGTGGAGTGCTACTCTGCCAGCCTACTGGACCATGAGTACACGGCGGGCCCTGGGGGCCCCAGAGGGAGTGCGGCTATGGCTCCTGGGGTGTTCCTCACCTCCAGAcgaccctccctctccccccagaACAGCAGCACTTACTCCCCCTCTGCAGCCTCCCCCGCTGGGCTAGCTAGCCCCGGCAGCGCTGGAGCTGGTGGAG GGAAACGTCCAAAGAAAGGACTTGCAACAGCAAAACAGAGACTAGGAAAGATTCTGAAAATACACCGCAATGGGAAGCTTCTCCTGTGA